A single genomic interval of Odontesthes bonariensis isolate fOdoBon6 chromosome 3, fOdoBon6.hap1, whole genome shotgun sequence harbors:
- the igfn1.3 gene encoding immunoglobulin-like and fibronectin type III domain-containing protein 1, which translates to MVKIPKAKDEQPTAPGQVKIKKRSRVPGVMITQYVEELPDGMTTPDFTRKPISVTLQEGKQVIFRAIVTGNPTPDVTWVRNDGEINEERYKVVFESSSGEHQLQIPDVSSDQADTYKCFARNEYGKAVVTATLNVIEVGYKKSKAMQQSRTAVRELSEDFKMKLKSTADLEPKEETKLEIDEKFWELLLSADKKEYENICAQYAITDFRWMLKKLNEKKMEREEAQEKVVEKLSNLRPIELKANGGAEFELEMALKDPTSKIFIFKDGVMIPFEADTEVKHGLKQVGRKFMFCINGVNPEDAGLYQVEVDGVKIFSTELKIPVADFLVKIQDVTAEEREDAVFQCLLSHPMTKISWNGKNAPLEQGDKYDITVSEDMLIHTLVVKDCKPLDKGIYAATAGLKSCNAWLIVEVDKDPNSKGKKKARKTTRAGGGGDDLLKIAQEQQAKLQKERDELIAKAKARAEEEAAAAAAAAAAAAAAAAEDSGKVDPAAKTKAKAKPKKKAKVKVDSKGEGAGDADKTESSAVDEQGEEEDEEDMEEDDIDTEVKEVSQPGESAPATEEKADAEEDEPTQEKRKRERAGPLVPDTVIDPGVYFTGGLSDVTAIIGTDAELVCKLSSEDCDAVWYKDGQEITATDDVCIIKDGFNRKLIIKNCKEDDTGKYRCEADGRKTEGVLNVEDPPRINLEDLDEFKKPIRIKTGKDAAFKLSFVGREPMKIQWYNDGEELVEDTNIKIEKSSTHTRLLLTKCQRRISGEIKIKIKNECGTIEAITELVILDKPTVPLGPADIIESSASCIEFKWRPPKNNGGSPITDYILERQQIGRNSWKKLGKIGPEPKYRDIDVDHGRKYCYHIRAETDQGVSDMMETDDIQAGTKAYPGAPSTPKIVSAFKDCINLAWTPPANTGGTNILGYNVEKRKKGSNLWGMINPPDEPIKGKQYAVKDVVEGIEYEFRVSAINMSGAGEPSTPSEFVIARDPKKPPGKVIDLKVTDSTYTNLSLGWTKPIEEEGVQDEAKGYFVELRPAESPEWGRCNSNPIIMNSFTIVGLKSMAMYWVRVVATNEGGNGEPQELDNYIIAMPPPVRPQFTDKKMKTFVVVKAGNSTRININFKASPVPDIKWLKDGLPVSKPVTVSNTDTSSQLIIPSSERHDTGVYTIIVKNLVGQETSSAEIRVTDDPKPPGPVELDENVPGTVTVSWTPSPDEKKDDRLHYMVTKRDSVKRTWHTVADHLFNNKYTAANIMPGRQYKFRIYAKNDMGMSEATESPTWEVNKKKEKFSLKLPDSKSYSFETPPTFSVPLKMHKSPESYECYMSCAVTGNPRPHVTWYRNNVSLNTNTNYFITNTCGVCSMLILKVGPKDSGDYTVVAESPMGRVECSTKLVVKD; encoded by the exons ATGGTTAAAATTCCCAAAGCAAAGGATGAGCAGCCAACTGCTCCCGGGCAGG TGAAAATCAAAAAGCGCTCCAGGGTTCCTGGAGTTATGATCACTCAATATGTGGAGGAATTACCTGATGGCATGACCACCCCTGATTTCACTCGGAAACCCATCTCTGTCACATTACAAGAAG GAAAACAGGTCATCTTCAGAGCAATAGTAACTGGTAACCCAACACCAGATGTGACCTGGGTGAGAAATGATGGTGAAATAAATGAAGAGAGGTACAAAGTGGTATTCGAGTCAAGTTCTGGCGAACACCAACTTCAG ATACCTGATGTATCTTCGGATCAAGCTGACACCTACAAGTGTTTTGCCAGAAATGAGTATGGAAAAGCAGTAGTAACTGCAACTCTGAATGTCATTGAAG TTGGCTATAAAAAGAGCAAAGCCATGCAACAATCAAGAACAG CTGTCCGGGAGTTATCTGAAGATttcaaaatgaaattaaaaagcaC GGCGGATCTTGAGCCAAAAGAAGAGACAAAGCTTGAAATCGATGAAAAATTTTGGGAACTCCTGTTGAGTGCAGACAAGAAAGAATACGAGAACATCTGTGCGCAATATGCAATTACTGATTTCCGTTGGATGTTGAAAAAACTTAATGAGAAGAAGATGGAGAGGGAGGAGGCACAAGAGAAG GTTGTTGAAAAACTCAGTAACCTAAGGCCTATTGAACTGAAAGCTAATGGTGGTGCAGAGTTCGAACTTGAGATGGCACTCAAGGACCCTACAAGCAAAATCTTTATATTCAag GATGGAGTAATGATTCCTTTTGAGGCCGACACAGAGGTAAAACATGGATTGAAGCAAGTGGGAAGGAAGTTTATGTTTTGCATAAATGGTGTTAATCCAGAGGATGCAGGACTGTACCAAGTGGAAGTTGATGGAGTTAAGATCTTTTCAACTGAATTAAAAA TTCCTGTTGCAGACTTCTTGGTTAAGATTCAGGACGTGACAGCAGAGGAAAGAGAAGATGCTGTGTTTCAGTGTTTGCTCTCACATCCAATGACAAAGATCAGCTGGAATGGGAAGAATGCCCCACTGGAGCAAGGAGACAAATATGATATTACTGTATCAGAGGACATGCTGATTCACACTTTGGTGGTGAAGGACTGCAAGCCACTTGACAAAGGAATTTATGCAGCTACAGCTGGACTTAAATCCTGCAACGCCTGGCTTATAGTAGAAG TTGACAAAGATCCAAattcaaaaggaaaaaagaaagcccGCAAGACAACTCGAGCAGGTGGTGGTGGAGATGACCTTCTGAAGATTGCCCAGGAGCAACAGGCTAagttacaaaaagaaagagatgaGCTGATTGCAAAGGCAAAAGCCAgagcggaggaggaggcggcagcagcggcggcggcggcagcagcagcagctgctgctgctgctgaagataGTGGAAAAGTAGACCCAGCAGCCAaaaccaaagccaaagccaaaccaaagaaaaaggcTAAAGTTAAGGTAGACTCAAAAGGTGAAGGGGCAGGAGATGCAGATAAAACAGAGTCTTCAGCTGTAGATGAGCAaggggaggaggaagatgaagaagatATGGAAGAAGATGATATAGATACGGAGGTCAAAGAAGTGTCTCAACCAGGAGAATCTGCACCAGCAACAGAAGAAAAGGCTGATGCTGAAGAAGATGAGCCCACTCAAGAGAAAAGGAAGAGAGAGAGGGCAGGCCCACTTGTCCCTGATACTGTTATTG ACCCCGGGGTTTACTTCACCGGCGGGCTCTCAGACGTTACTGCGATTATTGGTACTGATGCAGAGCTGGTCTGCAAGCTTAGCAGTGAGGACTGTGATGCAGTTTGGTACAAAGATGGACAAGAG ATAACAGCCACAGATGACGTCTGTATCATCAAAGATGGGTTTAATCGCAAACTCATAATCAAAAACTGCAAAGAAGATGATACTGGAAAGTACAGATGTGAAGCTGACGGGCGTAAAACCGAAGGCGTTTTAAATGTTGAAG ATCCCCCAAGAATCAACCTTGAAGACCTTGACGAGTTCAAGAAACCCATTAGGAtcaaaactggaaaagatgcaGCATTCAAGCTTTCATTTGTTGGCCGTGAACCCATGAAAATCCAGTGGTACAATGACGGTGAAGAGCTGGTGGAGGATACAAATATCAAGATTGAGAAGTCGTCCACACACACCCGTCTGCTTTTAACCAAGTGCCAACGTAGAATAAGTGGAGAAATCaagattaagattaaaaatGAATGTGGAACAATTGAGGCCATCACAGAACTTGTTATACTAG ATAAACCAACAGTACCCCTTGGACCTGCAGACATCATTGAAAGTTCAGCCTCTTGCATCGAGTTCAAGTGGAGGCCTCCCAAAAACAATGGAGGTTCACCTATCACCGACTACATACTGGAGCGTCAGCAAATTGGACGCAACAGCTGGAAGAAGCTGGGTAAGATTGGCCCAGAGCCTAAATATCGGGACATTGATGTGGATCATGGCAGAAAATACTGCTACCACATCAGGGCTGAAACTGATCAAGGTGTCAGTGACATGATGGAGACTGACGACATCCAGGCAGGGACAAAGG CGTACCCTGGAGCTCCATCTACACCAAAAATTGTCAGCGCTTTCAAAGACTGTATCAATCTCGCTTGGACTCCACCTGCTAATACTGGAGGAACAAATATTCTGGGATACAACGTGGAAAAACGCAAGAAAGGCAGTAATCTGTGGGGCATGATCAACCCGCCTGATGAGCCCATTAAAG GAAAACAGTATGCAGTGAAGGATGTTGTTGAAGGTATTGAGTATGAATTCAGAGTTTCAGCTATAAACATGTCTGGTGCCGGAGAGCCAAGTACACCTTCCGAATTTGTGATTGCAAGAGATCCGAAAA AACCTCCTGGTAAAGTTATTGACCTGAAGGTGACAGACTCTACATATACCAATTTGTCACTGGGCTGGACTAAACCTATAGAGGAGGAAGGGGTCCAAGATGAGGCCAAAGGTTACTTTGTGGAGCTTAGACCAGCAGAAAGTCCTGAATGGGGTCGTTGTAACTCCAATCCCATCATTATGAACTCCTTTACTATTGTGGGTTTGAAGTCTATGGCCATGTACTGGGTCAGAGTTGTAGCCACAAATGAGGGTGGAAATGGTGAACCTCAAGAGTTAGACAACTACATCATTGCAATGCCTCCTCCAG TGAGACCTCAATTCACCGACAAAAAAATGAAGACCTTTGTGGTAGTGAAAGCTGGGAACTCTACCCGTATCAACATCAACTTTAAG GCCTCTCCAGTCCCAGATATAAAATGGCTAAAGGATGGCTTGCCTGTGAGCAAACCTGTAACAGTGAGCAACACAGACACATCATCACAGTTAATAATCCCCTCATCAGAGCGCCATGACACCGGGGTCTACACTATAATTGTCAAGAACCTTGTTGGTCAGGAGACCTCCAGTGCTGAGATAAGAGTCACAG ATGACCCGAAGCCTCCAGGCCCAGTGGAACTGGACGAGAATGTGCCAGGAACAGTGACAGTCTCATGGACTCCATCTCCAGAcgagaagaaagatgacagGCTGCACTACATGGTCACCAAGCGGGATTCGGTTAAACGCACTTGGCACACGGTGGCTGACCATCTCTTCAATAACAAGTACACTGCCGCAAACATCATGCCAGGAAGGCAGTATAAGTTTCGGATCTACGCCAAGAATGACATGGGTATGTCTGAAGCCACTGAGTCACCAACCTGGGAAGTGAACAAGAAGAAAG AGAAGTTTTCTTTGAAGCTTCCCGACTCCAAGAGCTACAGTTTTGAGACGCCTCCTACATTCTCTGTTCCGTTAAAAATGCACAAAAGTCCAGAGAGCTACGAATGCTACATGAGTTGTGCTGTGACAGGAAACCCTAGACCTCATGTTACCTGGTACAGAAATAACGTCAGCCTCAACACCAACACTAATTACTTCATCACCAACACATGTGGGgtctgctccatgttgatactCAAGGTTGGGCCCAAGGACAGTGGGGATTACACTGTTGTTGCAGAAAGCCCTATGGGAAGAGTGGAGTGCTCAACCAAACTTGTTGTTAAag ATTAG
- the LOC142376947 gene encoding immunoglobulin-like and fibronectin type III domain-containing protein 1, translating to MFKRSKVTDGTASGQGPAGENCNGLEVGIKKKSKVPGVMITQFIETLPEGKSHPDFTRKPIALTIQEGKFAFFKAIVIGDPKPTVTWSRNNGDVSDTSRYQTKYDPNSNEHTFEMPNVKPEQADTYKCFAINEYGQAIVTVVLNVIEVGYKKNKAQQKAVTDEDFKTVLKRKSKVRPKSAQPEKKEGEIDPKFWELLLCADKKDYEQVCAEFGVTDFRWMLKKLKEIKKEREEEQAAFVRSISDLKSIKVNPNGTASFELDMDLIDQSSSIFLYKDGEMVPYTKELGDELKHSLKQIGKKYIFSLRDLMPEDAGLYQVDVDDVTMFSTDFKIPMVDFLVKIQEVKATEREDAVFECVLSNPFSKILWFGKNMPLEQGDKYDIEVSEDKLIHRLVVKDCMVVDKGIYSACAGIKSCNAWLVVEADKDAQKGKKSARKATRAGGSGTDLQKIAQEQQAKLEKVREERKEQIKATPAAPPPESPPAPQPSKAEIISTKAPEPKKVAEPAAVALDPPVVESTGITTGLSDIYALRGNPANLNVKMNTDCDGTWFKDGEQLNTGAAISITKEGTSHNLTIQSCKDENSGVYQFASGELSTQGKVTVGDMPAFDEDDLHKFSKPVIVRVGQNAAFKMPFPPQESLVVSWFKDGVEIKDGGGVKIVKEPNHSRLLLRDCLRTDAGEIKIQLKNPFGAVEATSQLIVIDRPGPPEGPVEIVETTSSIIEFRWSPPKDDGGSAVTNYIVERQQAGQSLWMKLGDVSADKTSFRDRNVTHGKKYNYRIYAENPEGISDSLETADSIMAGIMILSGPPGAPKVVSASKSCINLIWTPPEDDKGVPIIGYQVEKRKKDTNQWIALNALNEPIEDVNYAVKDITEGAEYEFRVSAINESGSGDPSPPSALVCAKNPNMRPCFKDPEDFIVVRAGNSARVKICYEAEPPPQITWLKDDEPISPWINVINIEGMSQLVIPSSKRSDSAIYTIKAKNSVGEASFDIEVRVTDEPKSPGPVELEQTVHDKVVVSWAPSPDQELDDRMYYMVSQYDSKVRVWKTVADRLFTNTYTANNILSGIQYHFRIYAKNDMGPSDPSQSPPWGINSNRVPITSNGVISSEVSFERPPSILVPLKVHTPPRGYQVYMTCAVRGCPTPSVSWYLNDVCINSDSNYYLTNSFGVCSMYILRVRTKDSGEYKVVAVNSFGKAECSSKLNVRGRR from the exons ATGTTTAAAAGATCAAAAGTGACAGATGGGACAGCCAGTGGCCAAG GTCCGGCTGGAGAGAATTGCAATGGTTTAGAAG TGGGGATCAAGAAAAAATCCAAAGTTCCTGGGGTGATGATTACACAATTCATCGAGACGCTGCCTGAGGGAAAGAGCCATCCAGATTTCACCCGCAAGCCAATTGCTTTGACCATCCAAGAGG gaaaatTTGCTTTCTTTAAGGCCATTGTCATTGGAGATCCAAAGCCTACTGTAACGTGGAGCAGAAATAATGGAGATGTGTCCGATACATCGAGATACCAGACCAAATACGATCCCAACTCCAATGAGCATACATTTGAG ATGCCAAATGTCAAGCCAGAACAAGCAGATACCTATAAATGCTTTGCCATAAATGAGTATGGACAAGCCATTGTCACAGTTGTTCTGAATGTTATTGAAG TtggttacaaaaaaaacaaagcccaGCAAAAAGCAGTCACAGATGAAGATTTTAAGACTGTTCTGAAAAGGAAAAG CAAGGTCCGACCTAAATCTGCTCAGCCTGAGAAAAAGGAAGGAGAGATCGATCCTAAATTTTGGGAGCTTTTACTTTGCGCTGATAAGAAAGACTACGAGCAAGTCTGTGCAGAATTTGGAGTGACTGACTTTCGCTGGATGCTCAAGAAACTcaaggaaattaaaaaagaaagggagGAAGAGCAAGCAGCG TTTGTAAGAAGCATCTCTGACCTGAAATCCATTAAGGTCAATCCCAATGGAACGGCATCCTTTGAGCTCGACATGGATCTTATTGACCAAAGCAGCTCTATATTCTTGTACaag GATGGAGAAATGGTTCCTTATACCAAAGAGCTGGGAGATGAGCTTAAGCACTCCCTTAAGCAAATTGGAAAAAAGTATATTTTCAGTTTGAGAGACCTCATGCCAGAAGATGCTGGACTGTACCAGGTGGATGTAGACGATGTCACTATGTTTTCAACTGACTTTAAAA TCCCCATGGTGGATTTCTTGGTGAAAATCCAGGAAGTGAAAGCCACTGAGAGAGAAGATGCTGTGTTTGAGTGCGTTTTATCAAACCCCTTTTCCAAAATTTTGTGGTTTGGAAAGAATATGCCACTTGAACAAGGGGATAAATATGACATTGAGGTTTCAGAAGACAAGCTCATTCACCGCCTGGTGGTCAAAGACTGTATGGTTGTAGACAAAGGAATTTATTCAGCCTGCGCAGGAATTAAATCTTGCAATGCATGGCTTGTTGTGGAAG CTGATAAAGATGCGCAAAAGGGCAAAAAGTCAGCAAGGAAAGCAACAAGGGCAGGAGGATCTGGGACGGATTTGCAGAAAATTGCCCAAGAGCAACAAGCAAAATTAGAAAAAGttagagaggaaaggaaagaacaGATTAAAGCTacaccagctgcacctccacccgAGTCCCCTCCAGCACCTCAACCCAGCAAAGCTGAAATTATATCAACAAAAGCCCCCGAACCAA AAAAGGTGGCCGAACCGGCAGCAGTGGCTTTAGATCCACCAGTGGTGGAAAGCACTG GTATTACAACAGGACTCTCTGACATCTACGCTCTTCGTGGAAACCCAGCCAACTTAAATGTGAAGATGAACACGGACTGCGATGGCACCTGGTTCAAAGATGGAGAACAG TTGAACACAGGTGCTGCTATAAGCATAACCAAAGAAGGAACGTCTCACAATTTGACAATTCAAAGCTGTAAAGATGAAAACTCTGGAGTTTACCAATTTGCATCAGGGGAACTGAGCACACAAGGAAAGGTCACAGTTGGAG ACATGCCTGCATTTGATGAAGATGACCTTCACAAGTTCTCCAAGCCGGTGATAGTAAGAGTGGGCCAAAACGCTGCTTTCAAGATGCCCTTTCCACCTCAGGAGTCTCTGGTGGTCAGCTGGTTTAAGGATGGTGTTGAGATCAAAGATGGAGGAGGAGTTAAGATTGTGAAGGAGCCAAATCACAGCCGCCTGCTGCTCAGAGACTGCCTGCGGACAGACGCAGGGGAAATAAAGATTCAACTGAAAAACCCATTTGGTGCTGTGGAGGCCACATCTCAGCTTATTGTTATTG ATCGACCAGGTCCACCAGAAGGTCCCGTGGAGATTGTTGAAACCACTTCATCAATAATTGAGTTTAGATGGAGCCCTCCCAAAGACGATGGTGGCTCTGCTGTAACCAACTACATCGTAGAACGACAGCAGGCAGGACAGAGTCTGTGGATGAAACTTGGGGACGTCTCAGCTGACAAGACCTCCTTCAGAGACAGGAATGTGACTCATGGAAAGAAATATAACTACCGCATCTATGCCGAAAACCCTGAGGGCATCAGTGACTCTCTGGAGACAGCTGATAGCATTATGGCCGGCATAATGA TACTGTCTGGTCCACCTGGAGCCCCTAAAGTAGTGAGTGCCTCCAAAAGCTGTATAAACTTGATCTGGACCCCTCCAGAGGATGACAAAGGTGTACCAATCATCGGTTACCAAGTGGAGAAACGAAAGAAGGACACAAATCAGTGGATCGCCCTTAATGCACTTAATGAGCCCATTGAAG ATGTCAACTATGCTGTTAAAGATATCACTGAGGGAGCAGAGTATGAGTTCAGGGTTTCAGCAATCAATGAATCAGGATCTGGAGATCCAAGTCCCCCATCTGCACTGGTGTGTGCAAAGAATCCCAACA TGAGACCTTGTTTTAAGGACCCAGAGGACTTCATTGTTGTCAGGGCAGGAAACTCTGCTCGTGTTAAAATTTGCTACGAG GCTGAACCTCCACCTCAGATCACTTGGCTGAAGGACGATGAGCCAATATCCCCGTGGATTAATGTCATCAATATAGAGGGAATGTCTCAGCTTGTTATTCCCTCATCAAAGCGCTCAGATTCAGCCATCTACACCATTAAAGCCAAAAATTCTGTGGGTGAGGCATCCTTCGATATTGAAGTTAGAGTCACAG ATGAACCCAAATCTCCAGGTCCAGTGGAGCTGGAGCAAACAGTCCATGATAAGGTAGTGGTATCATGGGCTCCCTCTCCAGACCAGGAGCTCGATGACCGCATGTACTACATGGTCTCTCAATATGACTCCAAAGTGAGAGTCTGGAAAACTGTGGCAGACCGACTCTTCACCAACACATACACAGCCAACAACATCCTTTCTGGGATACAATACCATTTCCGAATCTATGCCAAGAACGATATGGGTCCCTCAGATCCATCTCAGTCACCCCCATGGGGCATCAACAGCAACAGAG TTCCAATAACCTCAAACGGGGTTATTTCATCTGAGGTTTCCTTTGAGAGGCCTCCATCCATCTTGGTCCCTTTGAAAGTCCACACACCACCCAGAGGTTACCAGGTCTACATGACGTGTGCCGTGCGAGGATGCCCCACGCCCTCCGTGTCCTGGTACCTGAATGATGTCTGCATCAACTCAGACAGCAACTACTACTTAACCAACTCCTTTGGAGTGTGCTCCATGTATATTCTCAGAGTCCGAACCAAGGATAGCGGTGAATATAAGGTTGTTGCTGTTAACTCATTCGGCAAGGCAGAGTGCTCCTCTAAATTAAATGTTAGAG GTCGGAGGTGA